In Vibrio diazotrophicus, the following proteins share a genomic window:
- a CDS encoding MATE family efflux transporter, protein MPKNEKFHQRMSIVALTWPILVEILLRTALGTSDVFMLSGYSDKAVSAVGVITQLTFFLIIVSTFVSSGTGILIAQYNGAERTQDATNVGVASIALSVVVGVLLSIAAVLGAVHLISFYGLEPQVELYAQEYLIISGAMTFNVTIGIVFTTILRSYGYSRSPMVVNMVSGLLNVVGNYIALYQPFGLPVYGVQGVAIATVVSQVVGTVTLGFILKYSPISLPMGSLKNVPAGVYKKILKIGGMNAGEVLSYNMAQIAIVYFVVQMGTASLAAFTYAQNIARFSFAFALAIGQATQIQTGYYIGKGWIESILKRVQIYFLVSFVVSISAASAIYLLRDSILPLFTHQPEILYLTGTLVMGSIILEAGRVFNLVFISALKGAGDVRFPVQIGILCMWGVGVCFSYLLGIHWGFGVIGAWMAIALDEWVRGIIMLVRWRSSSWVRFKLL, encoded by the coding sequence ATGCCCAAAAATGAAAAATTTCATCAACGTATGTCTATTGTTGCTTTAACGTGGCCAATATTGGTGGAAATTTTGCTGAGGACTGCACTCGGTACCAGTGATGTATTTATGCTTTCTGGTTATTCAGATAAAGCGGTTTCAGCGGTTGGAGTCATCACTCAGCTAACCTTTTTCCTGATCATTGTTTCTACATTTGTCAGTAGTGGCACTGGCATTCTTATTGCTCAATACAATGGAGCGGAGCGAACTCAAGATGCGACTAATGTGGGCGTAGCCAGTATTGCGCTTTCCGTCGTTGTCGGTGTGTTGCTCAGTATTGCCGCGGTGCTGGGTGCTGTGCATCTTATCTCTTTTTATGGTCTCGAGCCTCAAGTTGAACTTTATGCTCAAGAATATCTCATTATCAGTGGCGCAATGACGTTTAACGTGACGATCGGTATTGTCTTTACCACCATTCTGCGCAGTTACGGCTATTCTCGCTCACCTATGGTGGTGAACATGGTCAGTGGTTTGCTGAATGTGGTTGGTAACTATATTGCGCTTTATCAACCGTTCGGCTTGCCTGTTTACGGGGTTCAAGGTGTAGCGATAGCGACGGTTGTGAGTCAGGTTGTTGGAACGGTGACTCTTGGCTTTATATTGAAATACAGCCCTATTTCATTGCCGATGGGCTCATTAAAGAACGTTCCTGCTGGGGTATACAAAAAAATTCTTAAAATAGGCGGAATGAATGCGGGTGAAGTGTTGTCCTATAACATGGCACAGATTGCAATTGTCTACTTTGTTGTGCAAATGGGAACCGCTTCGCTTGCTGCTTTTACCTATGCGCAAAATATCGCGCGTTTTTCGTTTGCCTTTGCTTTAGCAATAGGTCAAGCAACCCAGATTCAGACGGGTTACTACATCGGCAAAGGCTGGATAGAGAGTATTCTTAAGCGGGTGCAGATCTATTTCTTGGTGAGTTTTGTTGTCTCTATTTCTGCGGCCAGTGCCATTTATTTGCTTAGAGATTCGATATTGCCTCTGTTTACTCATCAACCGGAGATCTTGTATCTCACAGGGACATTAGTGATGGGGTCGATCATTCTTGAAGCAGGACGTGTGTTTAACCTTGTTTTTATCTCTGCTTTGAAAGGGGCGGGGGACGTTCGTTTCCCTGTACAAATAGGCATACTGTGCATGTGGGGTGTCGGGGTGTGTTTCTCTTACCTTTTAGGTATTCATTGGGGCTTTGGGGTCATTGGTGCTTGGATGGCGATAGCTTTAGATGAATGGGTGCGTGGCATCATTATGTTGGTGAGATGGCGTTCATCGTCTTGGGTTAGGTTCAAACTTCTGTAA
- a CDS encoding carbohydrate porin — MKNFKVLPITFAVASILSSASVFAADTDMSALEKRIQELEAKVVEIDYVNDQQQAVLTPDTKVPQGIIFSGYARYGAHYSDSDKRYVEGVGSTGRAVGRLGNEANGGEFQLGKIFQADNGAKWDVVVMFDEWAHRDWPAAGGVSLKKAYAGVTNIFESQPELYMWAGRDFHGRLQQGLNDYFVFTHDGQGAGFNNLNLGGAKLDMGFVGKVDSDKGSLNNDNGLYAITSRLHSINAGIGNLDLYANYGFASDEAGAAKADETSWQVGAVLGLGSSNKLVMKYTDGADDSAFDLKGDDFNVLYTSLEGNYKVSDQFIIDYLVSYKNLSGKDVVNDAGDNLERNEYSGIIRPQYQWDEVHSTWLEAGYAMEDHDSGKEVNGWKVTLSQNVSLGGLPWSRPMLRFYTTVGDVETTGAGSSTSTTVDTVAVGAMFEAWW; from the coding sequence ATGAAGAACTTTAAAGTTTTACCAATAACTTTTGCTGTGGCATCTATTTTATCCTCTGCCTCTGTGTTCGCGGCAGATACCGATATGTCAGCTTTAGAAAAGCGTATTCAAGAGCTGGAAGCTAAGGTTGTTGAAATTGATTATGTAAATGATCAACAACAAGCTGTATTGACGCCAGATACAAAAGTACCTCAAGGAATTATTTTCTCTGGTTATGCTCGCTACGGCGCACATTATTCAGATAGCGACAAACGTTATGTGGAAGGAGTCGGTAGTACTGGCAGAGCGGTAGGCCGTCTTGGTAATGAAGCTAACGGCGGTGAGTTCCAGTTAGGCAAAATATTCCAAGCGGATAATGGTGCTAAGTGGGACGTAGTGGTGATGTTTGATGAGTGGGCTCATCGTGATTGGCCTGCTGCCGGAGGTGTGAGCTTGAAAAAAGCGTACGCAGGTGTGACCAACATATTTGAAAGCCAACCTGAGCTGTATATGTGGGCAGGTCGTGACTTTCACGGTCGTCTACAACAAGGTCTGAACGATTACTTTGTATTCACGCACGATGGTCAAGGGGCGGGCTTCAACAACTTAAATCTTGGTGGCGCTAAGTTAGATATGGGCTTTGTCGGTAAAGTCGACTCGGACAAGGGTAGCTTGAACAATGACAATGGTCTTTACGCTATTACGTCAAGACTGCACAGCATCAATGCGGGTATCGGTAATCTTGATCTGTATGCTAACTATGGTTTTGCTTCTGATGAAGCTGGCGCTGCTAAAGCAGATGAAACGTCATGGCAAGTGGGTGCAGTATTGGGCCTAGGCAGCTCAAACAAACTGGTTATGAAGTACACTGATGGTGCTGATGATTCTGCATTTGATTTAAAAGGCGATGACTTTAACGTTCTGTATACCAGTTTAGAAGGTAACTACAAAGTATCTGATCAGTTCATTATCGATTATCTCGTTTCATACAAAAACCTATCAGGTAAAGATGTAGTAAATGATGCGGGTGATAATCTTGAGAGAAACGAATATTCAGGCATCATTCGTCCTCAATACCAATGGGATGAAGTGCATTCAACTTGGCTAGAAGCGGGTTATGCAATGGAAGACCATGACAGTGGTAAAGAAGTGAATGGCTGGAAAGTAACACTCTCTCAAAACGTTTCACTTGGTGGCCTACCTTGGAGCCGTCCAATGCTTCGCTTCTACACCACTGTGGGTGATGTTGAAACGACTGGAGCAGGTTCTTCTACTTCAACAACTGTAGATACAGTTGCAGTAGGTGCAATGTTCGAAGCGTGGTGGTAA